One Salmo salar chromosome ssa01, Ssal_v3.1, whole genome shotgun sequence DNA window includes the following coding sequences:
- the LOC106561946 gene encoding growth arrest-specific protein 1, with the protein MASFAGFIKWTGRSTLYLCCAFVLFGCLCIASPTHGRRLICWQAIMKCHGESECHYAYDQYLYACAPVINGDRKKCPSHCISSLIQLNLTETGPSLEDCDCASDPVCRSTKRAIEPCLPRTSNMGCTEARRQCERDSQCSSAMRDYLFHCRKLFGGERCSDDCRRVIANMRNIPKAQQLDTCVCDGTERTICEYVKVSMKNFCFDSMDRYAGSGFSDSEDDSEDDYDEMEDYIYVENKSFSSRSACQGVVWTASVATILVLMNLI; encoded by the coding sequence ATGGCAAGTTTTGCCGGGTTTATAAAGTGGACTGGGAGATCAACTTTGTATTTATGCTGCGCGTTTGTCCTGTTCGGCTGTCTCTGCATCGCGTCCCCTACTCATGGTCGTCGGCTCATCTGTTGGCAAGCCATCATGAAGTGTCATGGAGAGTCTGAGTGCCACTACGCATATGACCAATACCTTTACGCCTGTGCGCCTGTTATCAACGGGGATAGGAAGAAGTGTCCCAGCCACTGCATCTCGTCCCTTATCCAGCTGAATCTAACCGAGACCGGCCCGTCTCTGGAGGACTGTGACTGCGCCTCGGACCCCGTCTGCCGGAGCACCAAACGCGCCATAGAGCCGTGCCTGCCTCGGACAAGCAATATGGGCTGCACCGAAGCCCGGCGGCAATGCGAGAGAGACTCCCAATGCAGTTCGGCAATGCGCGACTATTTGTTTCACTGCCGTAAACTTTTCGGAGGGGAGAGATGTTCGGACGACTGCAGGAGGGTGATTGCCAACATGCGAAATATACCCAAAGCACAACAACTTGATACTTGTGTTTGTGATGGCACAGAGAGGACCATATGCGAGTACGTCAAAGTTAGTATGAAAAACTTTTGCTTTGACTCTATGGACAGATACGCGGGCAGCGGGTTTTCTGATTCAGAGGACGACTCTGAAGATGATTATGACGAGATGGAGGATTATATATATGTGGAAAACAAAAGTTTTTCATCCAGATCCGCCTGTCAGGGTGTTGTATGGACTGCCTCTGTGGCCACCATTTTGGTTCTAATGAATCTGATCTGA